GTTTAGCTAGATGTAGCGCATCAAGCTGCTTTATATCTCGATACAGCATAATGCCAACGACACTGCTTAATGCAATATTTGATAATGGTAGCGCTAACCATACTCCTTCTGCCCCGAACCACATAGGCAGTAAGAACAAGAAAGGCAGCTGAACCAGCATATTGCCAATAGTGACAAACAGTGACTTCGAGCCTTTCCCGACTGACTGGTAGTAAGCCGCGGCAACCACTAAGAAGCCATCAAGGAACATGGCAAATAAGTGCAGACGCAATCCCAGTACCGTATGGTCGATCAGCGCACTGTCCTCACTATTAAAAATGCTCGCAAATTGATACGGGGCAATATTCACTAAAATAACGAATAACACACCCACAACAACAGACACAACCATACCCAGTTTCAATGCTTTGCGGATATTGCTTTGATTACCGGCACCGTGGTTATAGCTCACTAATGGCTGCATACCACCCGCAACACCTTCAGCCACTAAATAATAAACCGTGACAATGTAACCAAGGATCGCATATGCCCCCACCATAGTGACTTCACCGTATTTAATAAACTGTACGTTGTGAAGCGCTACCATAAAACTGCCGTATGCATACATGAAGAAGCTCGATAGCCCAATCCATGCAATGCCGCGGCAATGCGCTAGCGAGAATGACAATGTTTTTCGTGTTAAACGCAAATCTGCTTTGTTAGTAAAAAAGTACCCAAGGCCAATTAAGGTCACTAGGCTCTGAGAGATAGCCGTTGCAATCGCAGCCCCCATGAGCTCCCACTGAAACCAAGCAATCAACACATAATCCAATGCAATATTCGCAATCGCACCCAGTACCATCAATCCTGTTGCAAAATTAGGACGACCGTCGTTACGTAGCAAAAACGGCACGGCAATCGAACCAAAAGCAAAGATCACGGCAAATGCGAGTACCGAGATATATTGATGGCCCAATGCAAGCACTTCACCAGTCGCACCTTGCAAAACAAGCAAATCATGACCAAAACGAAACAAGATCAACGACGCCGCGATACTTGCAATCAATAAAAAGATAAAGCCAGTCGATAGAATACGCTGTGCTTTGTTGTGATCACCCTCGCCTTTACTTACCGAGCATAAAGCCCCCGTACCTACACCAATCATTAGGCCAATACCCAGTACGGTACCAATAATAGGCCACGCCACGTTAATCGCTGCTAAACCTTGTGCCCCCACATATCGACCGATAAAAATACCATCGACCACTTGATATAGGCCATTCACTAACATTGCGGCTATGGTTGGCAATGTGTAACGCCAGAATTGACGTGTAATAGACTCTGTCGGTTTAACCATCTGTTGCATATCTTGCATACTAACAAATCTCGTTCATTGTCATGTGAACATACAGGTAAAGCTGACCTTATATCGTCAACTTGGTAAACAACTTCGCTAAGAGCGATTCAAGCTGCTGGTATTCTTGTGGGGATAATGCGCCCGCTATTTCATCTGAGAAATTGGCATAAATAGCATCATCATGGTCGAGTTCCACCTTGGCTTTATCCGTTAGCACAACATGATTCACGCGTGCATCCTCGGGACATGCTAATCGGGCTATCAAGCCCCGCTTTTCAAGGCGCACTATCATGGCGCTAGCCGATGGTTTACTCACTTCTAATTTTGTTGCGATATCCGTCAAGCGCATTGGCTCATCGGCATACTGAATCACTTTGAGATAATCGTATTCATTGAAACTCAGTGAAATCTCATTTTTATTTTCTTTGCAATGTAATCGCCACAGCTTGGCGCTATAGCGTTCAATGTGTTCTAACGATGTTTTTAGCTGCATGATACCAGTCCCACTCTAATCACCGCCCTTAATAGTTAGTTAGTCTAACTAACTATTAAATATTGGTCAAAGTTTTCAACGCGACCCTGTCACTTATTTACAATCGCAGTCATGTCAATTCTCCTCCTAACATGGCAGCGAGTGATCCTAATAGCTTGCTAAGTCGTTTTAATCGCAATAAAAATCAAAAATAGTGAAAGAAAAATGCGACTAGCAAGGTCAATACTCATAACCTCTTAATACCTGTAGTGAGACAAGGATGAAATTAATCAAGAAGCCTCGATGGGCCATCAATGAAAACGACGTCACCCCAGAGACTGTCTATAAGCAGCGTCGCGATATTCTAAAAAAACTTGGGATCACGTTAGCAACCTTGCCAATCGCAAGCCAAGCACAGGCTGGGATCTTTGATATTTTTTCAGATAAAAAAGAGGCCTCGCCAGCCCTCGATAAACGCATCGTGCTTAATGCCACCAAGCCTCAACAATACCAAGCGCCTTTATCGTTAACACCTGAAGACAAAATATTGAAATACAATAACTTCTATGAATTTGGCACAGACAAAGCCTCGCCAGCCGAATTAGCCAGTAACTTTGTTACCGACCCATGGAAGGTCGAAATTGATGGCATGGTTAACTCACCACTAACGCTGGACTACGATGATTTATTCAAAAAATTCACATTAGAAGAGCGTATTTACCGCCTGCGCTGCGTGGAAGCTTGGTCAATGAATGTCCCATGGATTGGTTTTCCTCTTGCGGATTTGATTAAACTTGCCGCCCCCAAAAGTGATGCTAAGTATGTCGCCTTTGAGACCCTATACGATCCAAAACAAATGCCAGGACAAGCCTCTCGCCGTTTAGGAGGTGGAATTGATTACCCTTATGTTGAAGGCCTTCGTTTAGATGAGGCCATGAACCCATTAACCTTAGTTGCCGTTGGTTTGTATGGGAAAAACCTTGCGCCACAAAACGGTGCCCCACTCCGCCTTGTTGTTCCTTGGAAGTACGGCTTTAAGAGCATTAAATCCATCGTCAGGATCAGGCTTACAGACAAGCAACCACCAACAACTTGGAATCAACTCGCCGCGAATGAATACGGCTTCTACGCCAACGTCAATCCTCAAGTTGATCATCCACGCTGGAGCCAAGCAAGTGAGCGTTTTATCGGTGAAGGCAGTTTATTCAGTAGCCGCAGACAGCCCACAACCATGTTTAATGGTTATCAAGAAGAAGTGGCCAGTTTGTATAAAGGCATGGATTTAAGGAAAAATTACTAATGCGATTAACCCCCAATCATATTTTTTACCTCAAGTTGGCTATCCATACTATCTCGCTTGGTTTTGTCGGGTTATTGGTAGGGTTAGTCATCACTGAAGGATTGGGGGCCGACCCAGTCCAAGGGCTCAGCCACTTTACAGGTAAAGCCGCCCTTAACACCTTAATTATTACCATGCTGATTTCACCAATCGCTAAGCACTTTAAGCAAGCGGCCTTGATAAAAGTACGCAGAGTGATTGGCTTATACAGCTTCTTTTGGGCTGGTCTTCATTTACTGAGTTACATCACACTCGACCTTGGCTTTGACTGGGGGTTAATCGGCAGTGAAATTGTCAGCCGCCCATACCTTGCCATTGGTGCTATCAGCTGGGCTATTTTATTCTTACTCACACTGACATCGAATCAGTACTTGCAAAGACAACTAGGGAAACGATGGCAAACACTGCACAATACTGTGTATATCGCATTAGTACTCAGCCCCATTCATTACTATTGGTCTGTTAAATCAGGCATTATCGAACCGGCTATTTATATTGGCATTTCGATTTTACTGCTGGCACTTAGATGGAAGACATTCAAACGTTGGTTACCGCAAACGGCAACAAGGAAAAACGTCACCGCAAACTAATAAACAAGAAGCATATTAATGATCAAACATACGTAGTTGAATGGGGGTAGCTTCACGCTTCTTGATGCTGAAACCAGCAAAAAGTCGCTCTCTCAGCAATTCTTGTAAGACATCGTGGAATTTTCTGCTAGGATAATCAGATCTTAGCGGTATTATTCAGTTAACACTTTGTCTTTCATGTTGTTTTCGAGGTTCCACCTTGGTCAGTGATCTACTTACTGTCAGTATCCAGCAGTTTCAAGCTGACTGCCAACAATTATGCGAACAGCATTACCCTACGGTACACAACCGTGGTATGCGCGAAAACCACTTAGGTAAAGCTCTTTGCCGTCGTATTATGACGACCCTGTTGCAGTCTGATATTCACGCTGACCTTAGCCAGATTGAAGATACCAACAACCTGCCTCAACCTATTTTTAAGCTACAAACACAGTCTTTTACGATTTGGATCGTCGCACACCGCTTATTAAGTGCCAACTTAGCGCGTCGCCAAGCGCTATTAACAGCCGTCGATAGTGTACTGACTCAACAAAACCCTGAGCAAGAAAACCATTTATTGGTTGTTGCAGATCATTGGTTTGATCGCAGCAAAGCCAGCAAGGAGATCCCTGCATGGTGGCTTGGCCAATTGCCTGTAGAAATAGATAACTATGTAAAAGATGGTATCCGTTTACTTAGCAGCTCAACTAGCTTAAAAAACACCCTGCAAGACAGTTATGCGATTGATGATGCCCACCTACAAATACATCATCCACTTCACCGTACCAGTGATCACGCCATACTTCATAAGTATATTGTGCTAACAGGCCATTTTCGTATAAACGCTGCATAATGACCAAAACACACCTAACGCAAACGTTTCGCTTGCTAAAACATGCTGCTATATTCGCCAAAAAGCCCGTTCACTCAGTGTTAAAACTAGAGCTGCATCACATATAGTGCGCAAATAATTAAGAACTGATTTGCAAGATTTTAGATCTCAGTATTATCTGCGCATCATCCGTGACTGTGGTATTCATCATGTTCAAAAAAACACTGCTAGCCCTTTCCTTTGCAGCCGCTTCGCTTGCAAGTACATCAAGCTTCGCAACTGAAAACGTTGATCTTCTTATTCAAAATGCAACGGTTCTAACCATGAACCAAGATCGCCAAATTTTTGATAATGGCTTGGTCGCAATTAAAGGCAACAAAATTGTTGCAGTGACTGACGGCAGCGACATTAAAGAGTATCAAGCTAAGCGCACCATCAATGCTGACGGTGATATTGTGATGCCAGGTTTGATCAATACTCACACTCACGTCTCAATGACAGTTTTCCGTTCATTAGCCGATGATGTGCCAGATCGCCTGCACAGATACATTTTCCCACTAGAGAAAGAGTTGGTGTCTCGTGAGATGGTTCGCATCGGTGCACGCCTTGGTAACATTGAAATGCTTAAAGGTGGCGTTACTACTTATGCCGACATGTACTACTTCGAAGATGAAGTAGCAAAAACAGTCGATGAAATTGGCATGCGTGCTGTTTTAGGTGAATCTGTTATCAAATTCCCTGTTGCTGATGCAGCAAACGCAGAAGAAGGCATCCAGTACGCACTTAACTTTATTAAAGAATACAAAGATCACCCGCGTATTACGCCTGCATTTGCACCACATGCACCGTACACCAACACCACAGAAATCTTACAAAAAATTGCAAAACTTTCGCTAGAACATGACGTACCTGTAATGATCCACCTTGCAGAGTCTGAGCGTGAAAATGAAGTGATTGCGAAACGTAGTAACGGCAAAACACCAATTGAATACATGGCAGACATTGGCGCGTTAACGCATAAATTAGTGGGCGCGCATGTGATCAATGCGTCTGACAGCGATTTAGATTTGTTGAAAAAACACGATGTGGGTGTTGCGCACAACATGAGTGCTAACATCAAATCAGCAAAAGGTGTTGCACCTGTTACCAAGATGCTAGAAAAAGACATTCGTGTGGGCTTGGGCACCGATGGTCCTATGTCGGGTAACACACTGAGCACCATTGATGAGTTCAACCAAGTGGCTAAAGTTCATAAGTTGATCAACCATGACCGCGCTGCTATGCCACCACAACAAGTGATCGAAATGGCAACGATCGGCGCTGCGCGTGCCTTGCATATGGAAGACACGATTGGCTCACTTGAAGACGGTAAGCTCGCTGATATCATTATTGTGGACACAAAAGCACCAAACATGGTGCCTATGTATAACCCATACTCTGCATTGGTTTACTCTGCTTACGCCATGAATGTGAAACACACCATCGTAGACGGTAAAATCCTAATGCAAGATCGTTCTATGACAACGATTGATGAGAATGAAGTGCGTCAGGAAGCCCAAGCGTTCGCCGATAAAGTTCGTAAAACCGTTATCGCAAGTGGCGAGACTGTGCAATAACACGCGAGGTTAGTACTACTCTCGTTCGCTCTCAATAAAAAAGGCCGCATACTCATGCGGCCTTTTTGTATTCAAACGGCCCGATTAGAGCTATCTGATGTCACTATATTATCATGCTTTTTCTGGTGCCTTCACATTAAAGAACAGTGCAAATATCACTGGTACAACAATCAGTGTCAGTACAGTTGCAAAACCAAGCCCTGCCATAATAGTGATAGCCAGTGAGTCAAAGAATGCATCGAACACCAATGGAATCATACCCAGCACCGTCGTTAACGCCGCCATACTCACAGGGCGAACACGGCTAATGGCACTATCGATAATCGCGTGGTACGGTTCTTTGCCTTGGTCAAGCTCAATGTTGATCTGATCTAAAAGCACGATGCCATTTTTCAAAATCATACCGCTCAGGCTTAATAAACCCAATAGCGCTGTAAAGCTAAACGGTGTATTCGTCACCAATAAACCAATTGAAACACCAATAATAGACAAAGGCACTGTTGCCCAAATGACTAACGGTTTCTTGAGCGAGTTAAACAACAGCATAGTGATGATGAACATCAGCAAGTAACCCATAGGCATAGAGCCCATCATGCCTTCTTGCGCATCTTTTGATGACTCATACTCACCACCCCACTGGATCTCATAACCGACTGGCAGTGGTAATGCATCCACTTTAGGTTGAACACGCGCAAACAAGGTCGCGGCGGTATCATCACCTAATACATTGTGATCCGCTAATACCGTTAGAGTACGCTTACGGTCTCGACGCTGAATAAGTGGCTCTGACCATGCGAGATCTACCCCGTCAATCACTTGTTCGATTGGAACATAAGCTTGTTGCACTGGGCTCCACAGCTTTAAGTTCTTCAACGTATCGTAATCAACACGCTCAACTTCAGGTAAACGCGCAATCACAGGTAGCATATGCGTACCATCACGCATTACACCTATGGTGCTGCCGCCATACGCCATCTGTAGAGTTTTCGATAATTCTTCTTTCGAAATACCTAAACGACGCGCTTTCGATTCATTAAACTGCGGCACTAGCTCTTTCGTACGTTCACGCCAATCGTGACGCACATTACGAGACTCAGGATCTTGCAGCAGGATATCTTCAACCTGCACGGCAATATCACGCAACACTTGAGGATCTGGGCCGATAATACGTGCTTCAATTTTCGAGGCCGGTGACGGGCCAAACTCCATGAGTTTAAATTGGAAAGTTGGCTGATCAAACTCATTCGATAACGATGCATCTAGCTTGTTCAACAAGTCGAACATATTGTCACGGCTTGTCGTTCTCACTTGAAGCTGCGCATACGCTTCATAACTCTTCTCTGGCTGATAAGTCAGAGAAAAACGCTGCATGCCTTGACCAATTGAGGTCGTAACAAATTCAACATCGTCTTGGCTACGAATATAACTTTCGACTTTGTCCGTTTGTTTAATGGTTTCACGAATATCGGTCCCTTCCGGCATCCACATGTCCACGTAGAACATCGGCGTGTTTGACGGCGGGAAAAAGGACTGCTTAACATGCCCAAAGCCAATCACAGCCCCTACTAACAAGGCCACCATGCCAGCCACGGTTAGCCAACGGAATCGCAATGCAAACTTGAGTGATGCACCAAAGACAGTAAAGAGCACGCCTTTGTATGGGTCATCTTGGTTCTGTTGTTCGCTTTCCGTTTGTTCAGGCTCATTCTTTAACAATAAGTCAGCTAAGAACGGCGTTAGCGTTAACGCAGTGACCCAACTTAAAAACAATGAATAACACAGTACCCAGAACAAAGACCCCATAAACTCACCACTGGCATCTGACGATAAACCAATCGGTGCAAAGGCCGTAATCGCAATCACTGTTGCGCCTAGCAATGGCCACTGGGTTTGTTTCACAATATCGGTTGCCGCTTGTACTTTACTTCGGCCTTTTTTCATGCCGACCAAAATACCTTCGACTACGACGATGGCATTATCCACCAGCATACCAAGGGCGATAATAAGCGCACCCAAGGAGATACGGTGAAGCTCAATATTATTCAGATCCATTAAAAT
The nucleotide sequence above comes from Photobacterium swingsii. Encoded proteins:
- a CDS encoding MATE family efflux transporter, producing the protein MQDMQQMVKPTESITRQFWRYTLPTIAAMLVNGLYQVVDGIFIGRYVGAQGLAAINVAWPIIGTVLGIGLMIGVGTGALCSVSKGEGDHNKAQRILSTGFIFLLIASIAASLILFRFGHDLLVLQGATGEVLALGHQYISVLAFAVIFAFGSIAVPFLLRNDGRPNFATGLMVLGAIANIALDYVLIAWFQWELMGAAIATAISQSLVTLIGLGYFFTNKADLRLTRKTLSFSLAHCRGIAWIGLSSFFMYAYGSFMVALHNVQFIKYGEVTMVGAYAILGYIVTVYYLVAEGVAGGMQPLVSYNHGAGNQSNIRKALKLGMVVSVVVGVLFVILVNIAPYQFASIFNSEDSALIDHTVLGLRLHLFAMFLDGFLVVAAAYYQSVGKGSKSLFVTIGNMLVQLPFLFLLPMWFGAEGVWLALPLSNIALSSVVGIMLYRDIKQLDALHLAKHAEHGANASEARAETVA
- a CDS encoding MarR family winged helix-turn-helix transcriptional regulator, whose protein sequence is MQLKTSLEHIERYSAKLWRLHCKENKNEISLSFNEYDYLKVIQYADEPMRLTDIATKLEVSKPSASAMIVRLEKRGLIARLACPEDARVNHVVLTDKAKVELDHDDAIYANFSDEIAGALSPQEYQQLESLLAKLFTKLTI
- the msrP gene encoding protein-methionine-sulfoxide reductase catalytic subunit MsrP; this encodes MKLIKKPRWAINENDVTPETVYKQRRDILKKLGITLATLPIASQAQAGIFDIFSDKKEASPALDKRIVLNATKPQQYQAPLSLTPEDKILKYNNFYEFGTDKASPAELASNFVTDPWKVEIDGMVNSPLTLDYDDLFKKFTLEERIYRLRCVEAWSMNVPWIGFPLADLIKLAAPKSDAKYVAFETLYDPKQMPGQASRRLGGGIDYPYVEGLRLDEAMNPLTLVAVGLYGKNLAPQNGAPLRLVVPWKYGFKSIKSIVRIRLTDKQPPTTWNQLAANEYGFYANVNPQVDHPRWSQASERFIGEGSLFSSRRQPTTMFNGYQEEVASLYKGMDLRKNY
- the msrQ gene encoding protein-methionine-sulfoxide reductase heme-binding subunit MsrQ; translated protein: MRLTPNHIFYLKLAIHTISLGFVGLLVGLVITEGLGADPVQGLSHFTGKAALNTLIITMLISPIAKHFKQAALIKVRRVIGLYSFFWAGLHLLSYITLDLGFDWGLIGSEIVSRPYLAIGAISWAILFLLTLTSNQYLQRQLGKRWQTLHNTVYIALVLSPIHYYWSVKSGIIEPAIYIGISILLLALRWKTFKRWLPQTATRKNVTAN
- a CDS encoding amidohydrolase produces the protein MMFKKTLLALSFAAASLASTSSFATENVDLLIQNATVLTMNQDRQIFDNGLVAIKGNKIVAVTDGSDIKEYQAKRTINADGDIVMPGLINTHTHVSMTVFRSLADDVPDRLHRYIFPLEKELVSREMVRIGARLGNIEMLKGGVTTYADMYYFEDEVAKTVDEIGMRAVLGESVIKFPVADAANAEEGIQYALNFIKEYKDHPRITPAFAPHAPYTNTTEILQKIAKLSLEHDVPVMIHLAESERENEVIAKRSNGKTPIEYMADIGALTHKLVGAHVINASDSDLDLLKKHDVGVAHNMSANIKSAKGVAPVTKMLEKDIRVGLGTDGPMSGNTLSTIDEFNQVAKVHKLINHDRAAMPPQQVIEMATIGAARALHMEDTIGSLEDGKLADIIIVDTKAPNMVPMYNPYSALVYSAYAMNVKHTIVDGKILMQDRSMTTIDENEVRQEAQAFADKVRKTVIASGETVQ
- a CDS encoding efflux RND transporter permease subunit, with protein sequence MSIAEYSIKNKVISWLFIVILAVGGVTSFLDLGRLEDPAFTLKDAMIIATYPGATSTEVEEELTYPLEKAVRQLPYIDKVTSTSSAGMSQIMVSMDMIYGPDDLPQIWDEMRRKVNDLKPTLPAGVQSVKIIDDFGDVFGVMIMMTGKGYSYVELKQYADYLTRELELVDGVGKVSITGDQQEQIFVEISLDRMAALNLDMNTIGGLLNQQNSVIASGEMMINGQTLAIRPNGNMNSVEELENLVIHGRDTGNLIHLKDVATITRGVQEKPTNVVTYNGESAINLGLSFSAGVNVVEVGAKVDARLAELESFKPAGIELNYFYNQAQEVDNSVQDFIVSLGQAVAIVIVVLLFAMGLRSGLIIGLVLLLTVFGTFILMDLNNIELHRISLGALIIALGMLVDNAIVVVEGILVGMKKGRSKVQAATDIVKQTQWPLLGATVIAITAFAPIGLSSDASGEFMGSLFWVLCYSLFLSWVTALTLTPFLADLLLKNEPEQTESEQQNQDDPYKGVLFTVFGASLKFALRFRWLTVAGMVALLVGAVIGFGHVKQSFFPPSNTPMFYVDMWMPEGTDIRETIKQTDKVESYIRSQDDVEFVTTSIGQGMQRFSLTYQPEKSYEAYAQLQVRTTSRDNMFDLLNKLDASLSNEFDQPTFQFKLMEFGPSPASKIEARIIGPDPQVLRDIAVQVEDILLQDPESRNVRHDWRERTKELVPQFNESKARRLGISKEELSKTLQMAYGGSTIGVMRDGTHMLPVIARLPEVERVDYDTLKNLKLWSPVQQAYVPIEQVIDGVDLAWSEPLIQRRDRKRTLTVLADHNVLGDDTAATLFARVQPKVDALPLPVGYEIQWGGEYESSKDAQEGMMGSMPMGYLLMFIITMLLFNSLKKPLVIWATVPLSIIGVSIGLLVTNTPFSFTALLGLLSLSGMILKNGIVLLDQINIELDQGKEPYHAIIDSAISRVRPVSMAALTTVLGMIPLVFDAFFDSLAITIMAGLGFATVLTLIVVPVIFALFFNVKAPEKA